The Ranitomeya variabilis isolate aRanVar5 chromosome 7, aRanVar5.hap1, whole genome shotgun sequence genome includes a window with the following:
- the TBR1 gene encoding T-box brain protein 1, protein MQLDPCISPSMMLSKKFLSVSSSYPHPGASELALHEHPIISTSDNLERSSPLKKTTRGMTNQSDPDNFPDSKEAPGDGQRSKLSPALDGVSEIRHNFDGSAADRYLLPQSSQSQSSAAPTTMFPYPSQHGPAHPAFSIGSPGRYMAHHPVITNGAYNSLLGNGSPGSGYPGSGYPYTQQYGHSYQAAPFYQFSAAQPALVPGKAQVYLCNRPLWLKFHRHQTEMIITKQGRRMFPFLSFNISGLDPTAHYNIFVDVILADPNHWRFQGGKWVPCGKADTNVQGNRVYMHPDSPNTGAHWMRQEISFGKMKLTNNKGASNNNGQMVVLQSLHKYQPRLHVVEVNEDGTEDTSQPGRVQTFTFPETQFIAVTAYQNTDITQLKIDHNPFAKGFRDNYDTIYTGCDLDRLTPSPNDSPRSQIVPGARYSMATSFLQDQFVSNYAKSRFHHPGSMSGPGTDRSVPHTNGLLSPQQGEDPGAPSPQRWFVTPANNRLDFTAASAYDTATDFAGNAATLLSYAAAGVKALPLPTAACAGRPLGYYSDPTGWGARSPPQYCTKTGSVLSCWAPGARVGSSNPYLSGTDETDTLAADRSPLGEDTKPKDLSDSSWIETPPSIKSMDSSDSGIYEQAKRRRLSPSDPAVSGSSSPLKSEVLPSRDCEKNCAKDLGYYGFYTHT, encoded by the exons ATGCAGTTGGATCCTTGCATCTCTCCCTCTATGATGCTCTCCAAGAAATTCCTGAGTGTGAGCAGCAGCTACCCCCATCCAGGAGCCTCAGAGCTCGCTCTGCATGAACATCCCATTATCTCCACTTCTGACAACCTGGAGAGAAGTTCACCTCTGAAAAAAACCACCAGGGGGATGACGAATCAGTCAGATCCAGACAACTTCCCTGACTCCAAGGAGGCACCAGGGGATGGACAGAGGAGTAAGCTGTCTCCTGCCTTGGATGGGGTCTCTGAGATTCGTCATAATTTCGATGGATCTGCAGCAGATCGCTATCTCCTCCCTCAGTCCAGTCAGTCCCAGTCTTCTGCAGCTCCAACTACTATGTTCCCTTACCCAAGTCAGCATGGACCGGCTCATCCAGCCTTCTCCATCGGGAGCCCCGGCCGCTACATGGCCCACCACCCCGTCATCACCAATGGAGCCTACAACAGCCTCCTGGGCAATGGCTCCCCGGGCAGCGGCTACCCCGGCAGCGGCTACCCCTACACCCAGCAGTACGGGCACTCCTACCAGGCGGCCCCCTTCTACCAGTTCTCCGCCGCGCAGCCTGCGCTGGTCCCGGGCAAGGCGCAGGTCTACCTGTGCAACCGGCCGCTGTGGCTCAAGTTCCACCGGCACCAGACCGAAATGATCATCACCAAGCAGGGCAG GCGAATGTTCCCCTTCCTGAGTTTTAACATCTCCGGGTTGGACCCCACTGCACATTATAATATTTTTGTAGATGTGATTCTTGCTGATCCCAATCACTGGAGATTTCAAGGGGGCAAATGGGTTCCTTGTGGCAAAGCGGACACCAATGTACAAG GTAACAGGGTTTACATGCACCCGGATTCCCCCAACACAGGAGCTCACTGGATGCGACAGGAAATCTCATTTGGAAAGATGAAACTTACTAACAATAAAGGGGCCTCCAACAACAATGGCCAG ATGGTTGTGTTGCAATCCTTACACAAGTACCAGCCCAGGCTGCATGTTGTAGAAGTGAATGAAGATGGCACAGAGGATACCAGTCAACCTGGCAGAGTGCAAACCTTTACCTTCCCGGAGACTCAGTTTATTGCTGTCACTGCCTACCAGAACACTGAT ATAACCCAACTAAAAATCGACCACAATCCATTTGCCAAAGGATTTCGGGACAATTATGACAC GATCTACACTGGTTGTGATCTGGATCGCCTAACTCCATCACCCAATGACTCCCCTCGATCTCAGATAGTCCCCGGTGCCCGGTATTCTATGGCGACCTCCTTTCTCCAGGACCAGTTCGTCAGTAACTACGCCAAGTCTCGCTTCCATCATCCAGGATCTATGTCCGGACCAGGCACAGATCGCAGTGTTCCTCACACCAACGGGCTCCTTTCCCCGCAGCAGGGTGAGGACCCCGGGGCCCCTTCTCCTCAGCGCTGGTTTGTAACTCCGGCTAATAACAGACTGGACTTTACAGCCGCTTCTGCCTACGACACTGCCACAGACTTTGCCGGTAACGCGGCCACTTTATTGTCTTACGCGGCTGCAGGAGTGAAGGCTCTTCCTTTGCCTACGGCCGCCTGCGCGGGACGACCCTTGGGTTATTACAGTGATCCGACTGGTTGGGGAGCGCGGAGCCCACCCCAATACTGCACCAAAACTGGATCTGTGTTGTCTTGCTGGGCCCCAGGAGCCAGAGTTGGATCTTCAAACCCCTACTTATCTGGTACAGACGAAACCGACACTCTAGCTGCAGATAGGTCCCCCTTGGGAGAGGACACAAAACCCAAAGATCTATCTGACTCCAGCTGGATCGAAACACCTCCATCAATAAAATCTATGGACTCCTCTGACTCGGGAATTTATGAACAGGCGAAGAGAAGGCGACTTTCCCCCTCTGACCCAGCTGTGTCTGGTAGCTCCTCACCTCTCAAAAGTGAAGTTCTGCCCTCTAGAGACTGTGAGAAGAACTGTGCCAAAGATCTTGGTTATTATGGCTTCTACACCCATACCTAA